In a single window of the Nitrospirota bacterium genome:
- a CDS encoding winged helix-turn-helix transcriptional regulator encodes MKGSAELFKLLSVDKRIEIIELLKKEPISVNALANALGITQSAVSQHLRVLRSAGFVKNERQGYWIYYSLNRDTLEKCRERLNRICTCGCLGGHVKIKQMHKGIAKPK; translated from the coding sequence ATGAAGGGATCCGCAGAATTATTTAAACTGCTTTCAGTTGATAAACGAATAGAAATTATTGAATTACTGAAAAAAGAGCCCATAAGTGTCAATGCGTTAGCTAATGCATTGGGAATAACACAGTCAGCGGTATCTCAGCATTTGAGAGTTCTCAGAAGCGCGGGATTTGTGAAGAATGAGAGGCAGGGTTATTGGATTTATTATTCTCTAAATCGAGACACCCTTGAAAAGTGCAGGGAAAGGCTTAATCGTATTTGTACTTGCGGCTGTTTAGGCGGGCATGTGAAGATAAAACAAATGCATAAAGGAATTGCCAAGCCAAAATAG